One window of the Natronomonas marina genome contains the following:
- a CDS encoding TRAP transporter large permease yields MLELTIGQVMILLTILSVILFVSGVSIALVFGIWAVGFTYFSPIFPFVNMSLVAFNELNTFPFVAIPIFIVVGSLINKVGMATRIIDFTRSIGGWLPGSTGNTCIYTAGVFSAITGSNAATTASVGEALYDDLVDEGYDEDFAAATIASGGTLGIIIPPSVLFIIYGITFGVSVSQLFIVGTIPGIMMMISLSATASIIAYRRGYGTSEFSFSVRNILQSTWGARNAFITIGLLIGGIFLGVFTPSESAAVAFTYILGVGLFGSSIQNLRELVEPFLTSIQVMGMIIPIFVSSVMIQQGLSFFNLQTVVADLIMSLGHPALIFVGMIVVMLISGSILDSVPNMILTAPLLAPAAFSLGLDPLTWAVVFMISDAIGFITPPYGLNLYIISGMVDLDYIDVAYAALPYLVALCIVWILFFAFPELNVLSPV; encoded by the coding sequence ATGCTCGAGTTAACCATCGGGCAGGTGATGATCCTGCTGACGATACTGAGTGTCATCCTTTTCGTGTCGGGCGTCTCCATCGCACTGGTGTTCGGCATCTGGGCCGTCGGTTTCACTTACTTCTCCCCGATCTTCCCGTTCGTCAATATGTCGCTGGTCGCGTTCAACGAACTGAACACGTTCCCGTTCGTGGCGATTCCGATCTTCATCGTCGTCGGCTCGTTGATCAACAAGGTCGGGATGGCCACTCGAATCATCGATTTCACTCGCTCTATAGGCGGGTGGCTCCCCGGAAGCACCGGGAACACCTGTATCTACACGGCGGGCGTATTCTCCGCCATTACGGGATCGAACGCCGCGACGACCGCCTCCGTCGGTGAAGCGCTGTACGACGATCTCGTCGACGAGGGATACGACGAGGACTTCGCAGCGGCGACGATCGCCTCGGGCGGCACGCTCGGGATCATCATCCCACCGAGCGTCCTGTTCATCATCTACGGGATCACGTTCGGCGTGTCCGTCTCACAGCTGTTCATCGTCGGGACGATCCCGGGGATCATGATGATGATCAGCCTGTCGGCGACCGCGAGTATCATCGCGTACCGGCGGGGCTACGGCACGTCCGAGTTTTCGTTCAGTGTCCGAAACATCCTGCAGAGTACGTGGGGCGCCAGGAACGCGTTCATCACGATCGGGTTGTTGATCGGCGGAATATTCCTCGGCGTGTTCACGCCGTCCGAGTCCGCGGCGGTGGCGTTCACGTACATCCTGGGGGTCGGGCTCTTCGGTAGCTCGATTCAGAACCTCCGTGAACTCGTCGAGCCGTTCCTCACGTCGATCCAGGTCATGGGGATGATCATCCCGATCTTCGTGTCCTCGGTGATGATCCAGCAGGGGCTCTCGTTCTTCAACCTCCAGACGGTCGTCGCCGATCTGATCATGTCGCTCGGCCACCCTGCCCTGATATTCGTCGGTATGATCGTCGTGATGCTGATCAGCGGCTCCATACTCGACTCCGTCCCGAACATGATCCTCACTGCACCGCTGCTCGCGCCGGCGGCGTTTTCGCTGGGTCTGGATCCGCTGACCTGGGCGGTCGTGTTCATGATCAGCGACGCGATCGGCTTCATCACCCCGCCCTACGGACTGAACCTCTACATTATCAGCGGGATGGTCGATCTGGACTACATCGACGTCGCCTACGCGGCGCTTCCGTACCTGGTCGCGCTGTGTATCGTCTGGATCCTCTTCTTCGCCTTCCCGGAGTTGAACGTCCTCTCGCCCGTGTGA
- a CDS encoding isocitrate lyase/PEP mutase family protein → MADSTNLRELVEREEILVCPGAHDPLTAAVEDRLDFEAIYMTGYGTSLSRTGYPDAGFITMPEMVDNAAAIQERVDVPVIADADNGFGNATNVIRTMREFIKAGVGAVQIEDQSFPKRCGHVKGRQLVPTEEAAGKFAAAADVRDERDESVLVIGRTDARGATDGSLDEAIERVNAYCEAGADVAFVEGPVDEAEVREIGERVDAPLLYNCTGISPMLDAETLEDYGFDVVIYPGVSTRATILGLHQWVERVLTEGSSAVEELYAEFEELPIGSFHQFAGFPEVVEWEERYLPAEEEEKYDDSLGEAPGDQ, encoded by the coding sequence ATGGCTGATTCAACGAACCTGCGAGAACTGGTAGAGCGCGAGGAGATACTGGTCTGTCCCGGTGCCCACGACCCACTCACGGCCGCCGTCGAGGACCGCCTGGACTTCGAGGCGATCTACATGACCGGCTACGGGACGTCCCTGTCCCGGACGGGCTATCCCGACGCCGGGTTCATCACGATGCCGGAGATGGTGGACAACGCGGCCGCGATACAGGAACGCGTCGATGTCCCCGTCATCGCGGACGCCGACAACGGGTTCGGCAACGCGACGAACGTCATCCGCACGATGCGGGAGTTCATCAAAGCGGGTGTCGGTGCCGTACAGATAGAGGACCAAAGCTTTCCCAAGCGGTGTGGCCACGTCAAGGGGCGCCAGCTAGTTCCGACCGAGGAGGCCGCCGGGAAGTTCGCCGCCGCTGCGGACGTCCGCGACGAACGCGACGAGTCGGTGCTCGTCATCGGTCGAACCGACGCGCGCGGCGCGACCGACGGGTCCCTCGACGAGGCTATCGAGCGTGTCAATGCCTACTGTGAGGCCGGTGCCGACGTCGCGTTCGTCGAAGGACCGGTCGACGAAGCGGAGGTCCGGGAAATCGGCGAACGGGTCGACGCCCCGTTGCTGTACAACTGTACCGGCATCTCGCCCATGCTCGACGCCGAGACGCTGGAGGACTACGGGTTCGACGTCGTCATCTATCCCGGTGTCTCGACCCGGGCGACGATCCTCGGTCTCCACCAGTGGGTCGAACGGGTTCTGACGGAGGGCTCCAGCGCGGTCGAGGAACTGTACGCCGAGTTCGAGGAGCTCCCGATCGGTTCGTTCCACCAGTTCGCCGGGTTCCCGGAGGTCGTCGAGTGGGAGGAGCGGTACCTGCCCGCCGAAGAGGAGGAAAAGTACGACGATTCACTCGGCGAAGCACCGGGCGACCAGTAG
- a CDS encoding 3-isopropylmalate dehydratase large subunit, with amino-acid sequence MGSTIAEKILADAAGVETAEPGDHLVCDVDMAMSHDLGTEGVIGHLEEMGVEEVWDPSRIVCPMDHVAPSHTIEDANQKSRIREFVEEQGIENFYEVGTGICHEVLVENGHVRPGELLVGTDSHTTSHGAFGAAGTGIGHTDMAYVYATGQTWFRVPETIRFDVDGEFGDAVDAKDLILHIAGTYGTDVARYKAIEYTGPAIERLSLDDRFVLSNMSIELGAKFGFTPIDEKVTEYVDSRTDEPYTPRHADPDAEYLETYRLDASDLQPKVATPHKVANVVDVDDVEGTELDQVFVGSCTNGKYEDLLAAAEVLEGNEVADGTRFIITPASREIYSRADEAGLVRVFNEAGAVVTNSTCGACIGMGMGVLGDDEVCLAAQNRNFQGRMGSDSSDIYLSSPRTAAASAITGRITDPREV; translated from the coding sequence ATGGGATCGACAATAGCGGAAAAAATTCTGGCCGACGCGGCCGGGGTGGAAACTGCCGAACCGGGCGATCACCTCGTCTGCGATGTGGATATGGCGATGTCTCACGACCTCGGGACCGAGGGGGTCATCGGCCACCTCGAGGAGATGGGCGTCGAGGAGGTGTGGGACCCCTCCCGGATCGTCTGTCCGATGGACCACGTCGCCCCGTCGCACACCATCGAGGACGCAAACCAGAAATCCCGCATCCGGGAGTTCGTCGAGGAGCAGGGCATCGAGAACTTCTACGAGGTCGGGACGGGGATCTGTCACGAGGTGCTCGTCGAGAACGGCCATGTACGCCCGGGTGAACTCCTCGTGGGGACGGACTCACACACTACGAGTCACGGTGCGTTCGGCGCCGCCGGGACCGGTATCGGCCACACTGATATGGCGTACGTGTACGCGACCGGACAGACCTGGTTCCGGGTTCCCGAGACGATCAGGTTCGATGTGGACGGGGAGTTCGGCGACGCCGTCGACGCGAAAGACCTCATCCTCCACATCGCCGGCACGTACGGGACCGACGTGGCACGCTACAAGGCCATCGAGTACACCGGCCCGGCCATCGAGCGGCTGTCGCTCGACGACCGGTTCGTCCTCTCGAACATGTCCATCGAACTGGGCGCGAAGTTCGGGTTCACACCGATCGACGAGAAAGTGACCGAGTACGTCGACTCGCGCACCGACGAGCCGTACACACCCCGGCACGCGGATCCTGATGCCGAGTACCTGGAGACGTATCGTCTCGACGCGAGTGACCTCCAGCCGAAGGTCGCAACCCCCCATAAGGTCGCCAACGTCGTCGATGTCGACGACGTCGAGGGGACGGAACTCGATCAGGTGTTCGTCGGCTCCTGTACGAACGGCAAGTACGAGGACCTCCTCGCTGCTGCAGAGGTACTCGAAGGCAACGAGGTCGCCGACGGGACTCGGTTCATCATCACGCCCGCGTCTCGAGAGATCTACTCGCGCGCCGACGAGGCGGGACTCGTTCGCGTATTCAACGAGGCCGGGGCCGTGGTGACGAACTCGACGTGCGGTGCCTGTATCGGCATGGGGATGGGCGTTCTCGGTGACGACGAGGTGTGTCTGGCTGCACAGAACCGGAACTTCCAGGGCCGCATGGGGAGTGACTCCTCCGACATCTACCTCTCGAGTCCCCGAACCGCCGCGGCCTCGGCCATCACGGGTCGTATCACCGACCCGAGGGAGGTGTGA
- a CDS encoding MmgE/PrpD family protein encodes MASSAEREWMAQAIEFLSSPVPEPVLDEGVLVLADVLSAAVAGADTAANERVATGMQVAAGNASIVGTGRTASPGNAALVNGTTAISAEIEEGHNRGGHVGAGIVAGGFALGEAADADGESLLEGIVKAYELCTRIEHAIWSMKDRLDDVTPWHLRDPHGTWTTVGPAVAGAIAMGCDDETVVEAFRLGANLAVLSMHDPYREGSPARNVTSGLSTQVGVNAALLADAGLAGSRAAIREVYDPLREMDETSFDRSFGELGEAWSITENYYKFTPSCWYTHAPLAALDTVVDDVRVDEVESIDVFTYNRASALDHTDCATPTSGKFSTPYVLARKLIGDGADLWLDDFDESSLSDPATRALADRVGLHRDPEYEDRFPDHRSARVEVTHTDGTTLEAECVDAPGDHRNFPGNDALEGKFERLLETRLDAGATDALEVLLDVRHRSVRDVGAALRTA; translated from the coding sequence ATGGCTAGTTCAGCGGAAAGAGAGTGGATGGCACAGGCGATCGAGTTTCTCTCCTCGCCAGTCCCGGAACCGGTCCTCGACGAGGGCGTTCTCGTGCTTGCGGACGTACTATCGGCAGCAGTCGCCGGCGCGGATACCGCAGCAAACGAGCGGGTTGCGACCGGGATGCAGGTTGCGGCCGGGAACGCGTCGATTGTCGGAACCGGACGGACGGCGTCACCTGGGAACGCTGCGCTGGTGAACGGGACGACGGCCATCTCGGCCGAGATCGAGGAGGGCCACAACAGAGGCGGACACGTCGGTGCGGGCATCGTCGCCGGTGGCTTCGCGCTCGGTGAGGCTGCGGACGCCGACGGGGAGTCACTGCTCGAAGGGATCGTGAAAGCCTACGAACTGTGTACCCGCATCGAACACGCCATCTGGTCGATGAAAGACCGTCTCGACGACGTGACGCCCTGGCATCTCCGCGACCCCCACGGCACATGGACGACGGTCGGGCCGGCGGTCGCGGGGGCGATCGCGATGGGATGTGACGACGAGACAGTCGTCGAGGCGTTCCGACTGGGTGCGAACCTGGCGGTGCTCTCGATGCACGACCCCTATCGGGAAGGCTCGCCAGCCAGGAACGTCACGTCGGGGCTCTCGACGCAGGTCGGGGTGAACGCTGCGCTTCTCGCCGACGCCGGACTCGCCGGCTCACGGGCCGCGATTCGGGAGGTGTACGACCCGCTCCGCGAGATGGACGAAACGTCGTTCGACCGGTCGTTCGGAGAGTTGGGCGAGGCCTGGTCGATCACCGAGAACTACTACAAATTCACGCCGTCCTGCTGGTACACGCACGCCCCGCTGGCGGCACTCGATACCGTCGTGGACGACGTTCGAGTCGACGAGGTCGAGTCGATCGACGTCTTCACCTACAACAGGGCCAGTGCCCTCGACCACACCGACTGTGCGACACCGACGAGCGGGAAGTTCTCGACGCCGTACGTTCTCGCCCGAAAGCTCATCGGTGACGGTGCGGACCTCTGGTTGGACGACTTCGACGAGTCGTCACTCTCCGACCCCGCAACGCGAGCGCTCGCCGACCGCGTCGGCCTTCATCGGGACCCCGAGTACGAAGACCGGTTCCCGGACCACCGGAGCGCACGGGTCGAGGTGACACACACCGACGGGACCACGCTCGAGGCGGAGTGCGTCGACGCGCCCGGGGATCACCGCAACTTCCCGGGGAACGACGCGCTCGAGGGGAAGTTCGAGCGCCTACTCGAGACCCGTCTCGACGCCGGAGCGACGGACGCCCTCGAAGTACTCCTCGACGTTCGTCACCGGAGTGTACGGGACGTCGGGGCGGCGCTACGAACCGCGTAG
- a CDS encoding isochorismatase family protein yields MTTRIWEDLLTERDQQVITKGGYDEEGAKVWESRGLGDNPMVFVIDMQRFIVGDDVPILESIQEFNSSSMGSVAHDALDDIAPFLDSARESDVPITYTRVIPESYDDPDHDDLRIVDPIAPEEDDLVLDKSYASAFFGTDLVSRLVRDGIDTIIVVGNSTSGCVRATAIDGKQYGFDVVVPTECVFDRIEASHKIALLDLWMKYAEVVDRSEAETYLEEVA; encoded by the coding sequence ATGACTACACGAATCTGGGAGGATCTGCTCACCGAGCGCGACCAACAGGTCATCACGAAGGGCGGCTACGACGAGGAAGGCGCGAAGGTCTGGGAGTCGCGGGGACTCGGCGACAACCCGATGGTGTTCGTCATCGACATGCAGCGATTCATCGTCGGTGACGACGTACCGATACTCGAGTCGATCCAGGAGTTCAACAGCTCCTCGATGGGTTCGGTCGCCCACGACGCTCTCGACGACATCGCCCCGTTCCTCGACAGTGCCCGCGAGAGCGACGTGCCGATCACCTACACGCGAGTCATCCCGGAGAGTTACGACGATCCGGACCACGACGACCTCCGTATCGTCGATCCCATCGCACCCGAGGAGGACGACCTCGTACTCGACAAGTCCTACGCGAGTGCGTTCTTCGGGACCGATCTGGTGTCGCGGCTCGTCCGGGACGGGATCGACACGATCATCGTCGTGGGTAACTCGACGAGCGGCTGTGTTCGGGCGACGGCGATCGACGGAAAACAGTACGGCTTCGACGTCGTCGTTCCGACCGAGTGCGTCTTCGACCGCATCGAGGCCTCTCACAAGATCGCGCTGCTGGACCTCTGGATGAAGTACGCCGAGGTCGTCGATCGAAGCGAGGCCGAAACGTACCTCGAGGAGGTCGCATGA
- a CDS encoding LLM class flavin-dependent oxidoreductase: MVDESDTGDGEERLGVSIALDDDMNLVQRVEELGYHSVWAAEGQGKTAFGKLERWATVTDRIRLATGIVNVFSRSPAAIAQGIATLDEHSDGRAILGLGVAHPGVVEEFHGMEFDRPLPRMVEYITLIRKYLAGSGEEFDGEFYSPGRASFWESFEPTRGEIPIYNAALGPGNVRLTGEYADGWLPNLYPREKLDEAQSWLAEGAERAGRDIGDIDVAMYVLGAVSEDPAHARQVAAKHVARYFRSIPGYYDRVAVESGFEDDVEAARNASSLDAAATAISEEYLDIVAVVGTPREAADKLQTLRDAGVNMPIIRPAGGDPALVEETYEALAPE, from the coding sequence ATGGTCGACGAATCCGACACCGGGGACGGCGAGGAGCGTTTGGGCGTTTCCATCGCGCTCGACGACGACATGAACCTGGTCCAGCGCGTCGAGGAGTTGGGCTACCACAGCGTCTGGGCGGCAGAGGGACAGGGAAAGACCGCGTTCGGCAAACTGGAACGGTGGGCGACCGTCACGGACCGGATCCGACTGGCGACGGGTATCGTCAACGTGTTCTCCCGCAGCCCCGCGGCGATCGCGCAGGGCATAGCGACGCTGGACGAGCATTCCGACGGCCGCGCCATCCTCGGCCTCGGCGTGGCCCATCCCGGCGTCGTCGAGGAGTTCCACGGAATGGAGTTCGACAGGCCGCTCCCACGCATGGTCGAATACATCACGCTGATACGAAAGTACCTCGCGGGGTCCGGCGAGGAGTTCGACGGGGAGTTCTACTCGCCCGGTCGAGCCAGCTTCTGGGAGTCCTTCGAGCCGACGCGCGGCGAGATACCGATCTACAATGCGGCTCTCGGTCCGGGTAACGTCCGTCTGACGGGAGAGTACGCGGACGGCTGGCTTCCGAACCTCTATCCCCGCGAGAAACTCGACGAAGCGCAGTCGTGGCTCGCGGAGGGAGCCGAACGTGCCGGTCGGGATATCGGTGATATCGACGTGGCGATGTACGTGCTCGGGGCGGTCTCCGAGGATCCGGCGCACGCCCGCCAGGTTGCCGCAAAGCACGTCGCTCGTTACTTCCGGTCCATTCCGGGCTACTACGATCGGGTGGCGGTGGAATCGGGGTTCGAAGACGACGTCGAGGCCGCCAGGAACGCCTCGAGTCTCGACGCCGCTGCGACCGCCATCTCCGAGGAGTATCTCGACATCGTCGCGGTCGTCGGCACGCCTCGGGAGGCGGCCGACAAACTCCAGACGCTCCGCGATGCCGGGGTGAACATGCCGATTATTCGGCCCGCCGGTGGTGATCCGGCGCTCGTCGAGGAAACGTACGAGGCACTCGCTCCCGAATAG
- a CDS encoding nuclear transport factor 2 family protein: MTESDPRAVVEEFFERMSDPETQATVGELFADRAVITRPGRTFVGDTAAEEFVEAVGQRLEWVDKEFDRWIQSGSEVASIGRLYGVNNDGDAFSDVRYIDVYSVSDGEITRLDIWNDLASEGIVEPGA, encoded by the coding sequence ATGACGGAGTCAGATCCGAGAGCCGTCGTCGAGGAGTTCTTCGAGCGGATGAGCGACCCCGAAACGCAGGCGACCGTCGGCGAACTGTTCGCGGACCGGGCGGTAATAACACGGCCGGGGCGGACGTTCGTCGGCGACACTGCGGCCGAAGAGTTCGTCGAGGCGGTCGGTCAGCGGCTCGAGTGGGTCGACAAGGAGTTCGACCGATGGATCCAGTCGGGGTCGGAGGTAGCAAGTATCGGGCGTCTTTACGGGGTAAATAACGACGGTGATGCGTTCTCCGACGTCCGCTACATCGACGTCTACTCGGTCAGCGATGGCGAGATAACGCGTCTCGACATCTGGAACGACCTCGCCTCCGAGGGAATCGTCGAACCGGGTGCCTGA
- a CDS encoding TRAP transporter small permease encodes MELNVSRIARDVERNLEGYVSTVLMLSYTAIILYTVVLRTLGIQIQQLYIQEVVIGGFIWLGWLSVSYVIRTDGHLRFTYFSKDYSARKTYVVYVVEWICWLVFAGIIFWFALDVLQTRIDSGGRITGTDVPSYLLYLSVPVGFGMILLRVLQQAVIVTNQFRRGKEIGIAENPEAQDV; translated from the coding sequence ATGGAACTGAACGTGTCTCGCATCGCACGCGACGTCGAACGCAATCTCGAGGGGTACGTAAGCACGGTGCTGATGCTATCGTACACGGCGATCATCCTGTACACGGTAGTCCTTCGGACACTGGGCATCCAGATACAGCAGCTGTACATCCAGGAAGTCGTCATCGGGGGTTTCATCTGGCTCGGGTGGCTGTCGGTGTCGTACGTCATTCGGACCGACGGTCACCTGCGTTTCACCTACTTCAGCAAGGACTACTCGGCACGGAAAACGTACGTCGTCTACGTCGTCGAGTGGATCTGCTGGCTGGTGTTTGCAGGGATCATCTTCTGGTTCGCTCTCGACGTGCTTCAGACGCGTATCGATTCCGGCGGGAGGATTACAGGGACGGACGTCCCGTCGTATCTGCTGTATCTCTCCGTGCCGGTCGGTTTCGGGATGATCCTACTCCGCGTTCTACAGCAGGCCGTGATCGTCACGAACCAGTTCCGAAGGGGCAAAGAAATAGGAATCGCGGAAAACCCCGAGGCTCAGGACGTATAG
- a CDS encoding FAD-dependent oxidoreductase, protein MSADTRVDQRTLEDETTEVVPASEVSWDVETDVLVAGAGGCGLVATLAASENPDLRVTLLEKTGEPGGNTELSTGMIPAAGTRFQRAAGIAEAPNDMAQDILEKNDYEADEDIVQHLCEESRALVHWLVDEWDVSLHFVDDFRYPKQSEFRMHAPPGRKGANLVGELVDRVDAQPNAELLTNTPIRQLVAEDGAVTGVIAGKRHREAIKARKVVLATNGFAGNKRMIDEWCPEIEDALYFGADGNTGDGIRMGAELGGDLACMDAYQGFASVIQGVGIHSTYAAIMKGGIMINADGERFGDESRGYSAFAVDVLRQPNGVAYKLFDQEIFDELAGQFDDFDEAVELDGYERGESVEALADRFEFDAETARETLETYNEAAASGGPDTTGRTDGLKPLSPPLYGAEVTGALFHTQGGLVVDEHGQVLREDDSVVENLYAGGGTAVGISGHGAGGYLSGNGLTTALGFGKLAGDHAREALSNE, encoded by the coding sequence ATGAGTGCCGATACACGAGTAGACCAGCGGACACTGGAGGACGAGACGACGGAGGTCGTTCCTGCCTCGGAGGTATCCTGGGACGTAGAGACCGACGTACTGGTCGCCGGGGCCGGCGGTTGTGGGCTCGTCGCGACGCTGGCAGCGTCCGAGAACCCGGACCTCCGGGTGACGCTGCTGGAAAAGACCGGCGAGCCCGGCGGCAACACCGAACTTTCGACCGGCATGATCCCAGCGGCCGGAACACGGTTCCAGCGAGCGGCCGGGATAGCGGAAGCGCCGAACGACATGGCGCAGGACATTCTCGAGAAGAACGACTACGAGGCCGACGAGGATATCGTCCAGCACCTCTGTGAGGAGAGCCGCGCGCTCGTCCACTGGCTGGTCGACGAGTGGGACGTCTCCCTCCACTTCGTGGACGACTTCCGCTACCCGAAACAGTCCGAGTTCCGCATGCACGCACCGCCGGGACGAAAAGGTGCCAACCTGGTCGGAGAACTCGTCGACCGCGTCGATGCACAACCGAACGCGGAACTGCTCACCAACACGCCGATCAGACAGCTCGTGGCCGAGGACGGAGCGGTGACTGGCGTCATCGCCGGCAAGCGTCACAGAGAGGCGATCAAGGCTCGAAAGGTCGTCCTGGCGACCAACGGCTTCGCCGGGAACAAGCGGATGATCGACGAGTGGTGTCCCGAAATCGAGGACGCGCTGTACTTCGGCGCGGACGGGAACACGGGTGACGGGATCAGGATGGGGGCCGAACTCGGCGGTGACCTCGCCTGCATGGACGCTTACCAGGGGTTCGCCAGCGTAATCCAGGGGGTCGGTATCCACTCGACGTACGCCGCGATCATGAAGGGCGGAATAATGATCAACGCCGACGGCGAGCGGTTCGGTGACGAATCACGCGGCTACTCGGCGTTCGCCGTCGACGTGCTCAGACAGCCGAACGGCGTGGCGTACAAACTGTTCGATCAGGAGATCTTCGACGAACTGGCGGGGCAGTTCGACGACTTCGACGAGGCAGTTGAACTGGACGGCTACGAGCGAGGTGAGAGCGTCGAGGCGCTCGCGGACCGCTTCGAGTTCGACGCGGAGACGGCGAGGGAGACCCTGGAGACATACAACGAGGCGGCAGCCAGCGGCGGCCCCGACACGACGGGACGGACGGACGGCCTCAAGCCGCTGTCACCGCCACTCTACGGAGCGGAGGTCACCGGCGCGCTCTTTCACACGCAGGGCGGCCTGGTCGTGGACGAACACGGACAGGTACTTCGAGAGGACGACAGTGTGGTCGAGAACCTCTACGCCGGGGGTGGAACGGCCGTGGGGATCAGCGGCCACGGCGCCGGTGGCTATCTCAGCGGGAACGGTCTGACGACCGCCCTCGGGTTCGGGAAGTTAGCGGGCGACCACGCCCGCGAAGCGTTGTCGAACGAGTAA
- a CDS encoding TRAP transporter substrate-binding protein: protein MLKRLGTGLTTGALIGMAGCTGNGNGNGTGNGNGNGNGNGNGNGNGNGNGNGGQSIEWRHGTGFSEAGNNKDATDPSHLWELSRRLEESTDGRISMQVIGQGEICGFADCGEKLQAGVVNSASSSPANSHKQWPPLHFWVMPYLFPGDNIASINATMFSEQLWEEYWVPFAQQYGVLPFLPEEGQFRCVFIGTDAASGVDGRIRLPEQIEDMDIRRTFSRMSAQAISSWGANPVEIAFADTLQGMQTGVVDGMEIWPTAHAAFGFPEATAQAVINNWAMGIEPNWIRVDFLQQFSEEDLQMLGEETKALSEEWVRGTDEFNEQRAGVSDPPPSGSKYAENDVTVNILDDDELQAWQGELDLKDNPDQYSQVYEETERLDAIDDGQAFINMVYEKARSSSTPTTTDDFTYDVWWHDYLDEIL, encoded by the coding sequence ATGTTGAAGCGACTCGGTACCGGACTGACCACGGGCGCGTTGATCGGTATGGCGGGGTGTACCGGCAACGGCAATGGAAACGGGACCGGGAACGGCAACGGCAATGGAAACGGCAACGGCAACGGGAACGGCAACGGCAATGGCAACGGCAACGGGGGTCAATCCATCGAGTGGCGCCACGGAACCGGGTTCTCGGAGGCCGGGAACAACAAGGACGCCACCGACCCATCGCATCTCTGGGAGCTGAGCCGCCGGCTCGAGGAGTCGACCGACGGGCGAATCAGTATGCAGGTGATCGGTCAGGGCGAGATCTGTGGGTTCGCGGACTGTGGGGAGAAACTCCAGGCTGGCGTCGTAAACTCGGCGTCCTCGTCGCCGGCTAACTCCCACAAGCAGTGGCCGCCGCTGCACTTCTGGGTGATGCCGTACCTGTTCCCGGGGGACAACATCGCATCGATAAACGCGACCATGTTCTCCGAACAGCTCTGGGAGGAGTACTGGGTCCCGTTCGCACAGCAGTACGGCGTCCTGCCGTTTCTGCCCGAGGAGGGGCAGTTCCGCTGTGTATTTATCGGGACCGACGCAGCATCGGGCGTGGATGGGCGCATCCGTCTTCCGGAACAGATCGAGGACATGGACATCCGAAGAACGTTCAGTCGGATGTCCGCCCAGGCCATCAGTTCGTGGGGTGCCAACCCGGTCGAAATCGCCTTCGCCGACACGCTGCAGGGAATGCAGACCGGTGTCGTCGACGGGATGGAAATATGGCCGACGGCGCACGCCGCGTTCGGATTCCCCGAGGCGACCGCCCAGGCGGTCATCAACAACTGGGCGATGGGTATCGAGCCGAACTGGATTCGAGTGGACTTCCTCCAGCAGTTTTCGGAGGAAGACCTCCAGATGCTGGGCGAGGAAACCAAGGCGCTCTCCGAGGAGTGGGTGCGGGGAACCGACGAGTTCAACGAGCAGCGCGCCGGCGTCTCGGACCCGCCGCCGTCCGGCTCGAAGTACGCCGAGAACGACGTCACGGTCAACATACTCGACGACGACGAGCTACAGGCCTGGCAGGGCGAACTCGATCTCAAGGACAACCCCGACCAGTACTCGCAGGTGTACGAGGAGACGGAGCGACTCGACGCCATCGACGATGGACAGGCGTTCATCAACATGGTCTACGAGAAGGCCCGCTCCAGCAGCACCCCGACGACGACGGACGACTTCACGTACGACGTCTGGTGGCACGACTACCTCGACGAAATCCTGTAA
- a CDS encoding 3-isopropylmalate dehydratase — protein MRGRAFVFGDEINTDLITPSDYFGESFDVMAEHVFEPIRPEFTDEFEPGDIVVAGSHFGSGSSRESAAAALQAAGVGVVVAESFSRIFYRNSIAWGLPVVSCPGVTDFVADGDEIEVDLDEGRVRNCDTGEEGSCESIPEEIQEVFEVGGLREHYRRHPEGLKTD, from the coding sequence ATGCGAGGCCGTGCCTTCGTCTTCGGTGACGAGATCAACACTGACCTCATCACGCCGAGCGACTACTTCGGGGAGTCGTTCGACGTGATGGCCGAACACGTCTTCGAGCCGATCCGTCCGGAGTTCACCGACGAGTTCGAACCCGGTGACATCGTCGTCGCCGGGAGCCACTTCGGCTCCGGCAGCAGCCGGGAGAGCGCTGCCGCTGCACTGCAGGCCGCAGGTGTCGGTGTCGTCGTCGCCGAGTCGTTCTCCCGCATCTTCTACCGGAACAGCATCGCCTGGGGACTGCCCGTCGTCTCCTGCCCTGGCGTCACCGACTTCGTCGCTGACGGCGACGAGATAGAGGTCGACCTCGACGAGGGTCGGGTCAGGAACTGCGACACCGGCGAAGAGGGCTCCTGTGAGTCCATCCCCGAGGAGATCCAGGAAGTGTTCGAGGTCGGTGGGCTGCGCGAACACTACCGGAGACATCCGGAGGGGCTCAAAACCGACTGA